The following is a genomic window from Aphis gossypii isolate Hap1 chromosome X, ASM2018417v2, whole genome shotgun sequence.
taaacagaaaaatacatattataaatttaagcaatataaaattaaaattaatacctaaaatatgtttatttagaacacattttgataaaaattaccaaaaagcCATATACAATGTCGTGCATTGtagtataaattgaattagtaGCTGAAATAGTTTCGTTTTAGAGcaatagaaaataaagttaaatgcCTTCAAAATCCATATTCTAGTAATAACCAATATGGATTTAGGCATTGAATTTCAATTACTTCCAATGTAACATTAGtaatgctttaatttataagctcCAAATtcttaaatcattgaataatcatgtccaattatattttattaatattgactttcaaaaaatatttgagaaagtaaataacttgattttaaacaaattaattttgtttaatattcgtaaaaatttattgaatcgGATAAAATcctatttaagtttttgtatAGTAAGTGTCATATATTGTATGTCAAATGATTATAGTGacattcattattaatgatttatattcaatttatttaactcaGTTAACATTCTTTTATTTGCCAacaataccaaaatattttaaatgtccaAGTGACACTTCAAATTTGCAATCAATTTGGTTATATTTGTTAACTGTAGTTTAAACATCcatcattgtaaatttatttgtagtattttttaataattgagaataattaaatttactatcaaaAGTATGACCATTATGCGTGCTttcttatagattttttacaatattttaaattttaagtaataaataggaattttttttagaaaattattattttatttttctctatcattaaaaaaatgagcattttttagattctgaacggagtgatgaatgtattgattttacaatgatgtatgttttttttttgtgcctgTTTACAGTTTatctagtcgaaataatgcttcaatttcaaactttgggggtggtttctGATGGCATAGTgtatatccttggtgcatacaggccaaaagtaaacattttccaacagtttttaaaaaaatcgatttttttatatggttgttactcaaaaactaatcactgtaaacacttgaaatttttaccaaatgttaTACTGGCGTTttctatataatgttaaattttcaaaatattttggcttttTTTGAGTAAcacttgaaatttattatcaaatgtatGACCATTATGCTTGctttcttataaattttttacaatattttaaattttaagttataaatagtaatttttacttactcatatcttatttataaattttaatactataaaataaatgtataaaaaacatagattattttcatctttaagttttattattggtGAACTTACTCTGTAATTTAAGTTCAATTAGAATGGCTGAACacaaattttatatgttatattttgttcaaatctGTTTAGATTTATCTCTAATATCTAttcctaataaaatatcatagataattttgttagatttgatttaattttagctgcttaattatcattgtataattaattgcaaagtttaatgtttatttgtttctcACTAACTATCTCAgtgggattttttttatatgagatAGCAGCtgaaaaagaatataaaactgttgaaaaaagtataaaaaaataaaattatctcttacatgttgatttaaatttaaaagtgatgAAAGTGTCATTGAcaacattttagtttattttttgtcaagtATGCAGTGCCGCAATTACCGAGTGTTTTGTGTGTGTTAAACACTTGGGCCCAGGGCCTCAACCTATATTTGGGGGGGGaggttatgataaaaattggaaatatatagaaagaaaaaaaataaaaacatttagttaagtagtgattttacttattttatatattattatattattattagattctgaatgaagtgatgaatttaataattttacaataatttgtgtatttttttgtctgtgtATAGTGTACACTATAACTTAACGAAGTAATGCTTCAATTCAAAACTTCAGGGATGGTTTctgataacaaataaattatccatGGTGTATTagagaggtcaaaagtaagatGTTTCcagtacttttaaaaaaagtgggaaaaacaaaaaaaaaaaagtgaaagaaaaatggaaaattttcaaaaccagttatctaaaaaagttatttctttattgttgtttctcaaaaacaaatcattataaatacttaaaattttcactaaatatttctttagcgttatttatgtatttttaaattttcaatatataatggctttttttgagctatttatacacaactgaaattttcatttttttttttttatgtatttttttctttctgaAACGTTGATAAAACAAGTTTAGATTcccaaaaaaatttgaaaatttaatacaagatagAATAAGTCGTTCatattgtagtttaaaaataaaattgaaaatcgttggtcacaatttttttttttataagcgtcaaatatcaaatatttacaaaatatgtcaaatttGCAAAAATTTGCAAGTCATTTTGtagttctaaaaatattttgtatttatatctaaggtcaaaaagatttataaaagatttaatttctatgtaactagaattatttgtttgtttataataattattatgaaaagataaacttataattcttaatactattattgttaaggatattaaattttagaaaatttaatttcttaaaatttaatccatttcattgttattgaatcatgaataaaataataactcatatgatttttctttaaataacattgtaaAGTTGTCCTCTAAAcagattatttgttttttaatatttaaattcagcaatccattaatatcaattataaatagcaATGGTCTTAAAATAGTTTCCCGAAGAACAGTATAAAAATTGCTGGTTtactatgttaattatttattttcgttgAAATTGGTAAAATGAATGTGTCACTTTAGGAATGGTGCCATAGGTTTGTAATTgcttgtatttgtatttattgcaaaaatataaaaataatataaaatgtattattttatgtaaaatacacgtttcttaataattgaaCATGCTAGTACGTCAACTAtagttcttataataatagtgttttcTTCAttgagtaataaattaaaataaccagtatgtttaaatatatatattattattattattatcaatacatttttgtttgttttgttttataggattcatttaaattaataatatgacggGAAAAATGGAacaagaaaatattgaaaacaccTCTCCGTCTGTAGAAGAATCGAAGGTTATTCATGAAACCTCCCTGCCTGTAGGAGAAAAGGAGATTTTAAAAGAAACCCTCCCATCAGGTGGAACACATGCAATTTCAGATAAAATCTTACCTTCTGTTGAAGAACAGGAGGTACCAAAAGAAACCTCCCCGTCTGTTGATGAACAAGTGGTTACAAAAGAAAATCCCCGTTCAAATGAAGAACAAAAGGTTCCAAAAGAAACCTCTTCTTCAGATGAAGAACAAGAGATTCTAAAAGAAACCATTTCTGTTGAAGAACAGGAGGTTCCAAAAGAAACCTCCCCGTCTGTTGATGAACAAGTGGTTACAAAAGAAATCCCCACTTCTGAAGAACAACGAGTTTCAAAAGAACTAGTCCCTTCTGATGTTGAACAGGAAGTTCTTTTAAACGAATCAGAAATTAAACAAGAACTAGATGATACTCAAGAATCTAAAGTTAAAGATTTGGATGACAACTtttctatagttttaataagcGATGATGATGAAGAATTGGACACAACACCGGTACCTTCatctgtacctataatattatctacatatGGGCCCTTCGAAAGTTATGCAATATCACATTTGTGTGCCCCACGACACCCTGATAGTGGAAATGAAGTATACAACTGTCCACCAGAGCATTATTTGgttaaaaaaccaaaacttAGATCTTTATCTGTTCCAAGGTATGTGAAGTTCTGTAATAATCGTGGAAAACCCGATAATGCTATTACTAATAGTAAGggtgataataatgattttccaTTTGAAGTTGAATTAAAACCTAGCCTCAAACGCAAAAGAAGTCCGATCATACCAGACAACTTGGAGTTTGAAAATACCAGAAAAACGATGAAACCTGGGCCAAAGTCTAAAACTAGAAATATTGCCACTATCCATGAAATGATTATTGCAGCAAAACGGTTAGGGTACACCACATCAATGGAGCGTGATTCTGAAGAAATGTTAGTGGATTTAGATGATTTCAGTGATGAAGATGAAGGAGTAGTTATACCCCCCCGTCTTGTTGATGTTATAAATCTTACTAGTGATGATGAGGAACTTGGCACTGCAGAACatgtaattgataataatgagACTTCTGAAAAAGATGCAGAAAAAGTCGCTTCAAGTGATGATGAGGCTGATGATATAAAACCTGGCACTGTAGAATGTGTGATTGATAATAATGAGACTTCTGAAAAAAAGAAGAAGTCAGAAGAAAATTCTAtcaatgatgaaaataaaattatagataacacAGTAAGTGAAACATTAAATGATAAGACCAATGaaactgaaaatttaactgaagtattaaaaaatgcaattgattcaaacaaaataaaagaagaTGAAAATACAAAAGACAAAAATGACAACGATGAAGTAGAAGAAAAGATAAGTTTAAATGATACAAATGAACCAATTGGAGTTggagaaaaacaataatttttagcaTTTTCCGAATCTTAAGTTATAAAGATAAGAATGAAGTTGTTTAAGGGTAATTGTGTTTGTAGGAATACCTCTAATCATTCCAAAGTaagaattaaacaaattaaatgatttccatttttttaatataaataagtttaaagtaTAAAGTTATTCAATGATCATCACAActgaatttgtaaatatttattttataattttgtacatataccttaaattaaatgtaaaaggaatgaaaatatgtatagttatacataaccattgtatgttttaattactttactttataacttaacaaatgtaatttatttgatactattagttataagtatttattactgtttaaccaatatcatttttaattaatttgtgaacagaagaaaaaaatatttaacaagtattatcaaattttggaataataaaagttaacaattcaagtatttattattttatttaaattatacaatatacttccGATAACATACAGGTTAAAAAAAGGTATCTGAGTAACTATACAATTTCAGATATctctatgataaaataatttaatacaatttttctcaaatgaatattttaagagtACGACATGAACTCATCGTAATCAATATGTGcaattttgttcaataaataaaaatttcctaAGACGAAATGCGGTTTTGTAGCTTAACAAAttgaaagtaatttaaactgttaataagtaaatattcttttatatattattttcaattgtgtAAGTAagctaatttaatatatttttggataataaatttgagataaataagtgtaaaaaaacaatgaatagacataatatataatctatataataagttgataattattaatcctgaccattttgttgtttttcgtaattttattgtagtaaATAATGGATATTTAATCCTTCGACAAGAAACAGTTCAGATTCATCTTGAGCAAAGATAGAGCAAGTATGTAAGTACCTAGcatgaagtataaataaaatatatctatatacattacacataCCAATCGAgttgtattcaataaaacaattaacataaaatcagttaaaagttatttaaataaattatttaaaatttttttatagctttatagttataaatgtatttcatatcatatattatgatagaactaaatttaataatttatactttataaataaatatatatctaatatgatATCAAATGCTAttaaccatataaataaattatatttaaaactttcatattatgtagaaagattaaagtaaatatcttGTTTGCCTAGTATAACATTTACAACAAGTATACATAGGTCTGTACAGgagttaacatattatgtatagtaattaaactcaacaactataattatctatgaaaaaggtgtaaataaataataggtttattgtataagtaatataatacattatataataagttaaagaACAAAAGACtggttttaacaaataattccttcattgtttaaaattttaaatcatacatatttaaagaaCTACAtactacacaaatattatatacaaaaaatgtatttttatttatttaaaatatgggaTGAATCCTATGATATAAGAAtgacatttacaataataaataataataatttaagctcTGAGGAAAACAAGGTTCAATATTAGAGAGGAAAGAAGAGTCAGTATTGGCAATGCGCATAAGACAGATGATTGGTGAGTTAAGATAGTAATTAGAGGAAAGAAGGGTATGTAGAACAGAAAGATGATTGTGTGCGGTGACAGGGGACATTAAACGAAACACGAGATAAAGATTCATGACTGTCAATTTTAGAGGAAAGAAGATTAGATAGAAATGATATGTTTGCTGAGTGATGACAGTTAGCGAGACTTACTAGGGAAAAGAGGTGTTGGATGGGTGTGTAATTGTGAGGCGgactaagtatatttaatttgaaggCAGCGTGATGGAGGAATTTTCTTTGAACCCTTTCAATCATTCTCCATGCAGAGGCGGTGGATGGGTCCTAGAGTATGGTTCCATACTCAAGAAGGGGACGAACTAAAAAACGGAGGagagttttttgaaaatatacaatcataatttattgtgataaaaatgaatatcaacgacaaagaaaaaaaaattacatttctaCTGGactattaatatagtaaattaataatgatactctataatcaaaatatacttatcCTTAGCTTTAAGGATATGTGTAATGCTCAATATatgttaatactattatgttatatgatgTGCATTTGTATATTGCAGTGGTTTTTGTTGGATATCACAATTTGTTATGCAGAAAGCAGGTATGGGTATGAAAAGTCctgttaatatgatatattttagtcaGCCCTGGatttttattgcaatatttCCTATTTCGTTGGTTTTAGAAGGTAAATATATCtatcacttaaaattataaaaagtaatcttttaaaagtttaacttTTAGCTTAGttttacattgtaaaaatatatagttatatataattaaaaattggaaatacttagcaatattaataataattgtcttttaaataataatgaaaacatcATATGTTATCAAATGCTTATACATATGTTAATTGGGTCATGACTTGCTTTTGGACTTgaagtatcaaaatattttgctgtttataaaatatctaacatTTCATTAAGTGTAGTTGGTATTATTAAGgtcagtataatttatactgttaaatttaatatattattttaattaagtattttattaatagaaaatttgtattatgacATTGGGCGTGGAATGGAATGGTGACAAATTTACTACTATGAAGAACTTCGGTTTAGCAATGTGCTTGATGGATGTTAGTGGACACGTATGGCCAAAGTCTTCAGGATCAATTGAAAAtcgatatagtattattatttattaacaatgaaGATAATAAACATTGAACACTACCAGATAGTGATTCTGATGATTCTGGTGATTCAAATAATCCTACTGAACTGctttttgatgtattaaacAGGAGAcgttcttaaatttttttgatatgctttatgtttaaaaagtaaactttttttttaaactgaatacatttttattcttaaaaattcaacattgTTTAATATCCACCTACTCGGTGGCATAGCTACGGGTGGCAAAGAGGGCGTTTGCTCCCCCAACCTCATctgaaaattaacttttaaaccaAATTCTGTTACtcggtaattttaaaaataattgtatattgaaaaaaaaaatttttttgattgataatattgttgaaaaatatattaagaccACTTTAACTAGTAACCACCAGCATCGTTAAGACCAAAccataatatgcaatattgcAATGTTGATAGCAATAGGGCAcatgaaaaaacaaatcaaaataaagcaaataatgttatcatattttttaaattcatacccatgattatttattagttatttagttatgataatattaagtagATTATTgagtataactataaaataa
Proteins encoded in this region:
- the LOC114131226 gene encoding uncharacterized protein LOC114131226; translated protein: MTGKMEQENIENTSPSVEESKVIHETSLPVGEKEILKETLPSGGTHAISDKILPSVEEQEVPKETSPSVDEQVVTKENPRSNEEQKVPKETSSSDEEQEILKETISVEEQEVPKETSPSVDEQVVTKEIPTSEEQRVSKELVPSDVEQEVLLNESEIKQELDDTQESKVKDLDDNFSIVLISDDDEELDTTPVPSSVPIILSTYGPFESYAISHLCAPRHPDSGNEVYNCPPEHYLVKKPKLRSLSVPRYVKFCNNRGKPDNAITNSKGDNNDFPFEVELKPSLKRKRSPIIPDNLEFENTRKTMKPGPKSKTRNIATIHEMIIAAKRLGYTTSMERDSEEMLVDLDDFSDEDEGVVIPPRLVDVINLTSDDEELGTAEHVIDNNETSEKDAEKVASSDDEADDIKPGTVECVIDNNETSEKKKKSEENSINDENKIIDNTVSETLNDKTNETENLTEVLKNAIDSNKIKEDENTKDKNDNDEVEEKISLNDTNEPIGVGEKQ